The genomic interval GTCGAGATCTACTCAAACGATGGCAAGTGGCTCGCCCGGGGCGCCTGGTCAGGCAGCTCCCAGATCCGTGCCCGGGTCTGGACCTTCGACAAGGACGAGACCGTCGATCTCGACTTCTTCATCCGTCGCCTCAAGTATGCCCAGGAGTCCCGGGATCCGCTGATCAAGCGTCAGGGCCTCACCGGCTATCGCCTGTGCGCCGCCGAATCCGACGGCCTGCCGGGCCTGACCATCGACCGTTACGCCAACTTCCTGGTGTGCCAGATCCTCTCCGCCGGAGCCGAGTTCCAGCGCGAGCTCATCACCCAGGCCCTGCGTACCCTCTACCCCGAGTGCAGCATCTATGAGCGCTCCGACGTGGCGGTACGCAAGAAGGAGGGGCTGAAGGAGCGCACCGGCGTTATCCATGGCGAGACTCCGACCGAGCCTGTGGTGATCGAGGAGAACGGCGGCGTCAAGATCCTGGTGGACATTCGCAACGGCCACAAGACCGGCTTCTATCTGGATCAGCGCGACAACCGCCTGGCCGCCGCCAAGTACACCGAAGGCAAGCGGGTGCTCAACTGCTTCTGCTACACCGGCGGCTTTGGCGTCTACGCCCTCAAGGGCGGCGCCCGTGAGGTGGTCAACGTCGATCTCTCCCAGAATGCCCTGGACATCGCCCGCCAGAACGCCGAGCTCAATGGTCTGGATACCAGCACCACCCAGTTCGTGCGCCACGATGTGTTCAAGCTGCTGCGCGAGTACCGCGAGAAGGGCGAGAAGTTCGACGTCATAGTGCTGGATCCGCCCAAGTTTGCCGAGAGCAAGGCCCAGCTGCTGGGTGCCTGCCGCGGCTACAAGGACATCAACATGCTGGCGTTCCAGCTGTTGGCGCCGGGTGGCGTGCTCTTGACCTACTCCTGCTCCGGCCTGATGGAGCAGAGCCTGTTCCAGAAGATAGTGGCCGATGCGGCCCTCGATGCCGGTCGCGATGCCCAGATCCTGGAGCTGCTCTCCCAGGCTTCCGATCACCCCATAGGTACCGCCTATCCGGAAGGCTTCTACCTCAAGGGGCTGGTGGTGCGCGCCCGCTAGGAGGCGCCAACCAGCGCGCCCCCGGTGCCAGACCGGGGCTGATGCCAAGCCACACCACAGAGAAGGCCCGCTAGCGATAGCGGGCCTTCTCTGTTTTGCGTTCCCAAGAGATAGAGCTCACTCCGCCTCTCTCCTCCTCAACTTGCTGTCATTCCTCTGCGTTGCCTCGCCATTAGCCAATGGTCCATGCTCACCGGCAGATGGCCCTCACCAGGGGTGAGGATGGCTGATGTCTTTATGCATTAACATGAAAATAAAATCATACATATTGGAAATTTCTCGGTGAAATATCGGACAATAGCGCATCATAATTCGCTTTTATGCATAAAAGGTTAATCCCCCTCTTCCAGCCCCCTGCCGGGATCACGCCGCCCGGCTCAGTCACGGGCCGGCGCCCCCAGGGGGAAGTAGTGGCGATAGGGCCTCGCCTCATCCACCACCCGGACTATGGAGGGGTGACCCAGCAGACGGGCGCGGTAGGCACACAGCCTGGTGAGTGAGTGCGGGATCTCATGGGCCCAGTCGGCATAGAA from Aeromonas rivipollensis carries:
- a CDS encoding class I SAM-dependent methyltransferase; its protein translation is MSASIYLVKGREKSLLRRHPWIFSKGIDKVQGNPIDGDTVEIYSNDGKWLARGAWSGSSQIRARVWTFDKDETVDLDFFIRRLKYAQESRDPLIKRQGLTGYRLCAAESDGLPGLTIDRYANFLVCQILSAGAEFQRELITQALRTLYPECSIYERSDVAVRKKEGLKERTGVIHGETPTEPVVIEENGGVKILVDIRNGHKTGFYLDQRDNRLAAAKYTEGKRVLNCFCYTGGFGVYALKGGAREVVNVDLSQNALDIARQNAELNGLDTSTTQFVRHDVFKLLREYREKGEKFDVIVLDPPKFAESKAQLLGACRGYKDINMLAFQLLAPGGVLLTYSCSGLMEQSLFQKIVADAALDAGRDAQILELLSQASDHPIGTAYPEGFYLKGLVVRAR